The following proteins are encoded in a genomic region of Rhodothermales bacterium:
- the fusA gene encoding elongation factor G, translating into MSEKKLPLENTRNIGIMAHIDAGKTTTTERILFYTGRLHRMGEVHEGGATMDWMEQEKERGITITSAATTCFWKDARINIIDTPGHVDFTVEVERSLRVLDGAVALFCSVGGVEPQSETVWRQADKYRVPRIAFVNKMDRTGADFAGAVQMMKDRLKANAVPVQIPIGEGDMFRGVIDLITNKAIVWHDDKQGISWDEIDVPADLVKETRHWRINLLEAVAEHNDALLMKYLEGEDITAEELKATVRAATLSLDITPVFCGSAFKNKGVQRLLDGVIDYLPSPKDVPAVTGSAPRMDKEQIREADPSAPFSAIAFKIATDPYVGKLTFFRVYSGTLKKGQQVFNASIEKKERVGRILFMHANSREDVDEVFAGDIAAAVGLKNVRTGDTLSDVSKPIVLEKMDFPEPVIRIAIEPKTKADSDKLGVGLQKLAEEDPTFRVSTDDETGQTIIAGMGELHLEIIVDRLKREFKVEANVGKPQVAYREAIRGTVDEHYTHKKQTGGRGQFAEVYIEIGPSESGVGLEFVDEIRGGAIPREFIPSVEKGLRSAMSQGPLAGYPLEGVKARLYDGKFHNVDSDQMAFEIAGRMAFRDAARKAKPVIMEPIMEVEVVTPEEYMGDVIGDLNSRRGRIQSMGQRSDAQVIKSLVPLSAMFGYSTDMRSLTQGRALFSMQFDHYEEVPQSIADDIVAAASGVAAA; encoded by the coding sequence ATGTCGGAGAAGAAATTACCACTGGAGAATACGCGCAACATCGGCATCATGGCCCACATTGATGCCGGGAAGACGACGACGACGGAGCGCATCCTGTTTTACACGGGCCGCCTGCACCGAATGGGAGAGGTGCATGAAGGCGGCGCCACCATGGACTGGATGGAGCAGGAAAAGGAGCGCGGCATTACGATTACAAGTGCCGCGACCACGTGCTTCTGGAAGGATGCTCGCATAAATATCATCGATACACCCGGGCACGTCGACTTCACGGTAGAAGTCGAGCGTTCGCTGCGGGTTCTCGACGGCGCTGTCGCGCTGTTTTGCTCGGTGGGCGGCGTTGAGCCGCAGTCCGAAACCGTGTGGCGCCAGGCCGACAAGTACCGCGTCCCGCGCATTGCCTTCGTCAACAAGATGGATCGCACCGGGGCCGACTTTGCCGGCGCCGTTCAGATGATGAAGGACCGCCTGAAAGCGAATGCCGTCCCCGTTCAGATTCCGATCGGCGAGGGTGACATGTTCCGCGGTGTGATCGACCTGATCACGAACAAGGCGATTGTCTGGCACGACGACAAGCAGGGAATCAGCTGGGACGAGATCGACGTGCCAGCCGACCTTGTGAAGGAAACCCGCCACTGGCGAATCAATTTGCTGGAGGCGGTCGCCGAGCACAATGACGCCCTTCTGATGAAGTATCTCGAGGGCGAGGACATTACGGCGGAGGAGCTCAAGGCCACAGTTCGTGCGGCCACCCTCAGTCTTGACATCACGCCTGTATTCTGCGGGTCCGCCTTTAAGAACAAGGGCGTTCAGCGACTTCTCGACGGTGTGATCGACTACCTGCCGAGTCCCAAGGACGTGCCGGCGGTAACGGGAAGCGCTCCACGAATGGACAAGGAGCAGATCCGGGAGGCAGATCCGAGCGCACCGTTTAGTGCAATCGCGTTCAAGATTGCCACTGATCCTTACGTCGGAAAGTTGACGTTCTTCCGGGTGTACAGCGGTACGCTTAAGAAAGGACAACAGGTGTTTAACGCCTCGATCGAGAAGAAAGAACGCGTCGGGCGCATTCTCTTCATGCATGCGAATTCGCGAGAAGACGTAGACGAGGTGTTTGCTGGAGATATTGCGGCCGCAGTTGGACTCAAGAACGTCCGTACCGGCGACACGCTGTCAGATGTGAGTAAGCCTATCGTTCTGGAGAAGATGGACTTCCCGGAGCCGGTAATCCGTATCGCGATTGAGCCCAAGACCAAGGCCGATAGCGATAAGCTCGGCGTAGGACTGCAGAAGCTGGCCGAGGAAGACCCAACATTCCGCGTGTCCACCGATGACGAGACCGGGCAGACGATTATTGCCGGGATGGGTGAACTGCACCTCGAGATCATCGTCGACAGGCTGAAACGAGAGTTTAAGGTCGAAGCGAACGTTGGCAAGCCCCAGGTGGCGTACCGCGAAGCGATTCGTGGAACGGTCGACGAGCACTACACGCATAAGAAGCAGACCGGTGGCCGCGGTCAGTTTGCGGAGGTGTACATCGAGATCGGCCCCAGCGAGTCAGGCGTCGGACTTGAGTTCGTCGACGAGATTCGTGGTGGTGCCATTCCTCGCGAGTTCATTCCGTCGGTCGAGAAAGGCCTTCGGTCCGCCATGAGCCAGGGCCCCCTCGCGGGCTATCCGCTCGAGGGCGTCAAGGCGAGGCTATACGACGGCAAGTTCCACAACGTCGACTCCGACCAGATGGCGTTTGAGATTGCAGGCCGAATGGCATTCCGCGACGCGGCCCGCAAAGCGAAACCCGTCATCATGGAGCCGATCATGGAGGTCGAAGTAGTGACGCCCGAGGAGTACATGGGCGACGTTATCGGTGACCTGAACAGCCGCCGCGGCCGGATTCAGAGCATGGGACAGCGAAGCGATGCGCAGGTGATCAAGTCGCTCGTGCCGCTCTCGGCCATGTTTGGCTACTCAACAGATATGCGGTCGCTTACGCAGGGTCGGGCATTGTTCTCAATGCAGTTCGACCACTATGAAGAAGTACCTCAGTCGATCGCAGACGACATCGTTGCAGCAGCGTCGGGCGTTGCCGCGGCATAA